Part of the uncultured Desulfobacter sp. genome, AGCTGTAAGTGCAGGTACCGCAATTTAAACAGGAGAATCCGATCTGTTCCCAGAAATCCGCCTCGAACAGGTCGGTCGTTTTTTTCTCTTTCAATCCGTCTGTTGAGATTTTGGCCGTGATCTTTTCTTCCGCAGCGCACTTGCGGGATTTAACGTCAAATTCCGCATCCGCTGACCAACCTGCAGCCGCAGCCAGGTCTTCTCCTTTGGAGGTCAGAACCCTGGCAAAAAAGTCATCCCCTTCTTTGACCAGCAATAGATCCAGGCCCTCTTCGTTATAGGGGCCGCACCCGACGGATGTACAAAAACAGGTGCTTGCCGGTTCATCACAGGCATAGCCCACCAGGGTCGTATCTTCATAGGGTTCCACCCAGAACGGGTCTTTGTACTCCGGACTGTCGAAGTTACGGCGCACCAGTTTGAAGGATGCTGCATCACAGGGGCGAACACCCACAACGGCCCTTGGTTTTTTCCCGTTCAGTTCCACCTGCTTCATGATGTGATGATCCTCTTTGGATTCATCCAAGGTATAGGTGAACATGGTCTGGCTTTGGGGGTAAATTACAGACTTGACGGACAGTCTGGTGTTCCCGTTTTCCAGGACAGGGGTCTCACCGGCATTCAACTCTTTGAACTCAAGAGAATCTTTGTCCGGCATCGGTCCGAACAACCGGTAGCTTTCTTTGAGTTTTTCCAGCCCCTGTTCCCAATCTTTTTTTTCGATTTTTATAGTCTTCATAAGTAAATTGACCTTATCAAAAATATGTTTTGTTTAATCCCTTACCGTTTAGCTGCGATTCTATTTGATGAATGCATCCGGATCTTTGGGATTAAAGGCATCAAGGGGAGGACGCGCATCAAGTGTAAGACCCGCCCGCCAGTCGAACATCTCCTGGCAGTCCTTTTCCAGTTTCTTGGTGAATTCTCTCATATTGATACCCATGGGGCAGGCCCGTTCGCACGCACCGCAGTCGGTGCATCTTCCGGCACAATGATAGGCCCGCAGAAAGTGAAATGTCCGTGTATCGTTGGGATCATTTCCTTTACCGACCCATTGGGGTTTGGATTCATCCACAAAGCAGGTCGGGCAATAGCAAAGCGGACAGGCGTTGCGGCAGGCATAGCAGCGAATGCAATTGGACAGCAGATCGTCAAAATGCTGCCACTTATCATCCGTTGACATCTCTTCGATTTTGCGAACATCTGCGTATCTGTCCACATCGGTCAGTTCGGGGACTTCCGGTGCGACCAGTTCATCATAGATCACGGGATTGCGCTGGGCACAAACCGCACAGTTCTTCTGGAGAAGCTCTGCTTTACCAAAAGATTTTTCCTCGGTTTTACCTTTAACGACAACCGTGTCACCTTGTTCAACAACATCGACAACTTCAAAATCAACGATGTTGTGTACTTTTTTGCGATCAATCATTCCCGTACAGGGTACGCCAAGGATGACCAGCTGGTCCCGTTTAATTTTATTCTCAATAATGTGGGTGGTAATGTTACGTGAATCACACCCTTTGGCCACGACGGCAATTTTTTCCTTGCGGTCGGTCAAATAGGTGGTCAGGTTGATGCCGCAATTGCTGTCCCACACCAGGTTTTCAACGTCATCCGGGGTTTTGGCCATGTATGGCTCATTTGACATGGGCAATGTTCCCTTTTGGAAACCGATGACCATGTCCACTTTCTTTTCTTCCAGAAGCTTCAAGGACAACGCTCTGATTTTCTCTGTGTACTCTAACATGTTGGTTCCTCTATCCGGCTTTCTTTACAAATTTGTTTATAGGCCCCAGAGCCTTTACGGATTCAGTTACCGAGTTAACCACATCGATAAACTTACCGGCCTCTGCCGATGAGATCCATGAAAAATGAAGTCTGTCCCGTTCAATCCCCATGTGCTCCATCATGTTTGCCAGTAATACGAACTTCCGACGCGCAAAATAATTACCTTCCAGGTAATGGCAGTCTCCGGGGTGTCAGCCGGAGACCCAGATGCCGTCGGCACCCTTCATGAATGCGGAAAGTATAAATTTTGGAGACATCCTGCCGGAGCATGGAATTCTAACGACCCGGATATTTGAGGGATACTGCATCCGGCTTACCCCAGCCAGGTCAGCGGCCCCGTAACTGCACCAGTTGCAGAGAAACGCTATGATTTTTGGTTCCCAATCTGACATTGTCTATTTTCTCCTTCACTTATGGAAAGTTGGGGCAGCCAAAGCCATTTTATGGTATGGCCATGACCGCCCATTTTTATTTATTTATGAAGCGGGTTAAATCGCATCAATCATTGCAAATATCTGGTCATTGTCATAACCGTTGAGGCGGATCGCTCCTGACCGGCAGGAGGAGACACACAGTCCGCATCCTTTACACAGGGCGGAGTTGACCTCGGCCTTTCCGGCAAATCTTCCCTCTGCCATGAAAGAGGGGGCAGAGTAAGGACAAATTGATACACATGTCCCGCAGGCGCTGCACATCATCGGGTCAATTGCAGCCACCTCGCCGTTTGTGGTTACGGTACCCTGGGCCAGCAGTGCCACCGCCCTGGAGGCTGCCGCTTTACCCTGGGCCACGGCTTCATCAATGGGCTTGGGATAATGGGCAAGGCCTGACAGGAATACGCCGTCGGTGGCAAATTCCGAAGGTCCAAGTTTGGCGTGTCTTTCAATGAAGAAATCTTCATCGTTCATGGGGACCTTGAAAAATTGTGCCAATTGTTCTTCCTTATTGGGAACAATGGCCGTGGCCAGTGTCAGGAAGTCCGCTTCAATTTCCACGGGCATACCCAATACATGATCGGTTGTCTGGATTGTTACGCAATCTTCACCGACCGTAACAGTGGGTTTGTTGTCAACGGAATAGCGCATGAAAATAACACCCGCTTTTCTGGCTTCGATGTACTTTCTTTCCCGTTCACCGTAGGTCCTGATATCTCTGTAAAGGATAAAGACATTGGCGTCGGGGTTGCGTTTTTTGATTTCCAACGCACTTTCCACTGAATGGGTACAACATACCCGGGAACAATAGGGCCTCTCCGCTTCCCTGGAGCCCACGCACTGGATGAATACCGCACTCTCTACATCGTTCACCGTGGGATCATCGGTCTGCATTTTCCGATCCAGATCCAGGCTGGTGAGAACTCTGGGGCTTTCACCGTAGGCATACTCACTGGGTTTGTATTCCTGTGCACCCGTGGAGATGTTGGCAATGCCGTGTTCAACAACTTCATCTCCTCCTTTGGAAGAGATGACGGATTTAAAATTGCCCACAAATCCATTTACCTCTGAGATGGTACTGTCCAGGTGAACGTTGATGTTCTCTTCTGCCTCTACCTGGGCGACCATATCCTTGAGCATCTCCTGGACATCTTCGCCTTTCCATGTTTTATACAGATTGAGCGCCTGGCCACCCAGCCGGTCTTGTTTCTCAACCAGATGGGTATAGTAGCCCTGGCGTGCCAGACTCAAGGCTGTGGACATGCCCGCAATACCGCCGCCGACAACCAGCGCATGCTGATCCACGTCCAGTTTTGCCTCCTGCAGCGGGGCTTTCAGGCCGACCTTGGTCACGGACATGCGAACCAGTTCTTTGGCTTTTTCAGTGGCCAGGTCGGGATTGGATTTGTGAACCCAGGAGACATGGTTTCTGATGTTCACCATTTCAAACAGGTACTTGTTCAATCCGGCGTTGATCAGGGTTTCCTGGAACAGCGGCTCATGGGTTTTGGGGGTACAGGCCGCCACGACAATGCGGTTCAGGTTGTGTTCCTTGATAATCTCGGTCATCTTGGACTGGGTATCCTGGGAACAGGAGTAGAGATTGCTGTCCACATATTCAACAAAGGGAAGGGTTTTCACATATTCACTAACGGCAGGGACATCCACAACCCCGGCAATGTTCGCACCACAGTGGCAGATGAACGCACCGATTCTGGGGCGTTCGCCGATCACGTCAATTTCGGGAACCACTTCCTTGGTTTTTGTCAGTGTGTTCCGGGCCGAAACCAGGATTTCGCCTGCTGCCGTGGCAGCGGCACTGGCATCCACAACCGCCTGGGGAATATCTTTGGGGCCCTGGAATGCGCCGCACACAAAAACCCCCGGACGTGTTGTCTGCACAGGGTTCATGGATGTGGTCTCGGCAAAGTTGCCCGGTGTGAGGCCAATGTCGAATTTTGCCGCAAGTTCCAGCAGTTCCGGAGATGTCTCCAGGCCCACAGACAGAACGATCATGTCCATGGTATCGACGATCATCTGTCCGTCTTCGCTCACATAGCTGATTTCCAGGTCACCGGCATCTCCCACGGGCTTAATGGTATGGACGCGGGATCTGATGAACTTGACGCCGTGTTTGTCCCGGGCTTCGATGTAGTACTTTTCGAACTCTTTGCCGAATGTTCTCATGTCCATGTAGAAGATGGAGACATCCAGATCCGGATCATGCTCTTTGGCAATCACCGCTTCCTTGATGGCGTACATACAGCATACGGATGAACAGTGGGAATTGTCACACCGGTTGGTTTCACGTGATCCCACACATTGGAACCAGGCAATCTTCTTGGGTTCCTTATGGTCCGACGGACGGACCACATGGCCTTCGGTGGGGCCGGAAGCCGATAACAGGCGTTCAAACTGCAGTGATGTGACAACATTGGGATGGGTCCCGAATCCGTAAAAATCCAGTTTGCTTGGATCGTAGGGTGAGAAACCAGACGCAATGACAACGGAACCCACATTCAAGGGCACTTCACAATCTTTTTCCCTGTGGGTATCCAAGGTCATGGCGCCGGCACCGCACGCCTTGACACACTCCAGACACTCACAGCACACCATGCAGTTGATACATTTGTTGGCTTCCCGGAGGGCCTGCTCTTCGGTGAAGCCCAGTTCAACTTCGGTAAATCCTGATTTGCGCTGATCCATGGGGATACGCGCCATGTGGGACCGGTCAATCTTTTGGGCCTTTTTGGGGAGAGCGTTGAAATTCTGCTGGGGAATTTCAAGTTTTTCCCGGCCCGCCTTCATATCCTCGCCTTTCAAATAGCGAGAAATGGAAATGGCCGCTTCCCGGCCTGCACCAACGGCGGCAATGGCAATGGATGCGCCAGTCTGGGCATCACCGCCTGCAAAAACGCCTTCACGGGAGGTCTGGTAGGTGATGGGGTCTACGTCAAAATCACCCCATTTGTTGAGCTCGATGCCGTCTGTTTCCTTGAGGAAAGATGCGTCGGTTTTCTGACCGATGGCAGGGATCAACACGTCGGCCTCCACAATGAATTCACTGCCTTCAACGGGAACCGGTCTTCTTCTGCCGCTCTTGTCGGGTTCTCCCAGTTCCATTTGAATGCATTTGACGCCTGTCAGCTTGCCGTTTTCCGCAACGGCTTCAATGGGCGCTCTGAGGAACTGAATATCCACATCTTCTTCTTTGGCATCTTCAATCTCTTCATCACGGGCCGGCATTTCAGCTTCGGTTCTCCGGTAGAGCATGCTGACTTTGTCGGCACCCAGCCTGAGCGCTGTTCTGGCCGCATCAATGGCCACGTCACCACCGCCAACAATGGCCACGTTGCCTTTCACTTCTTTCATGTCACCCAGGGCGGCGTCTCTGAGGAATTTAACACCCGGAATCACACCTTCGACATCCTCTTCACCGGGGATGCCGAGTTTCATACTGTTGTGACAGCCAATGCCGAAGAAAATCGATTTAAAGCCGTCTTCTGTCAGGCTGTCCACCGTAATGTCTTTGCCCATGGCGGTGTTGTATTTGATCTCAACACCCAGTTTCTGGATCCATTGGATCTCTTTTTCAAGTACGGACGGCGGCAGTCTGTAATCCGGGATACCGACCCTTAACATACCGCCACCCACGGGCAGGGCTTCGAAAATGGTTACTTGAAAGCCTTCCAGGGCCAGAAAGTATGCCGCGGTGAGTCCGGCGGGACCTGCACCGATGATGGCCACTTTTTCCTCCCGGGGGGTGATTTCGGGCACCGCCAGGTCATTGATATCCACCTGGTCGGCGGCAAACCGCTTCAAGGTGCAGATAGACAAGGGTGAGTCCACCTCGCCTCTTCGACAGGCATCCTCACAGGGGTGCGGACAAATCCTGCCGATCACACCCGGCATGGGCAGTGTACGGGTGATGACCTCCATGGCCTCTTTATATTTGCCTTGGCCGATCATCGTCACGTATCCATGTGCATTTACGCTTCCGGGGCATGCGTTTGTACAAGGGGACTTGTCCTTTTTGCTGATTGAAAATGCGCCGGGCACTGCCTGGGCATAGGGTTTAAAAACAGCGGTTCTATTTCCCATGTCCTGCTCAAAGTCACTGGACAAGCTGACGGGACAAACTGATGAACAATCACCGCATCCCGTACATTTATCCACATCAATGTAACGGGCCTTCTGATTTAGGGTTACGGAGAAATTCCCTGCTTCTCCGGATATCTCTTTAACATCTGATAATGTATGTAGCTCAATGTTTAAGTGCCGGCCGACCTCGACCAGTTTGGGAGAGATAATTCACATTGCGCAGTCGTTGGTGGGGAATGTCTTATCCAGCTGAGACATTGCCCCCCCGATTGAGGGGCTTTTTTCCACCAAGTGGACATAGTATCCGGAGTCCGCCAAATCAATTGCAGATTGCATACCGGCGATACCGCCGCCCACAACCATCACCGAGCCAATTACATCTTGTGACATATTTAAATTCTCCTGTTGAGGTTCATGCTTTACAAAATGGTTCGTGTAAGAGAAAGCAATAGTAAGGCCAAAGAAATTCGGGAGTTTTAAAAACGTCCATTTTTGTGGCAGGAAAGATGAATAAGGTGCTGATCTTGGGGAAAAAAGAAAAAATAGAATAAAATTAGAGCTTATATAAATTGATACCCTGATTTTTTGGGATAAGCTTACTTTTGGGTCAAAATGACCCGACAAAAGGATACAGTTGGGTCAAATGGTAACAATTTTGATTGTAAAATAATGTAAAAAATCTTGTTTTTTCAGTAACATATTGGCTTGTTTTGATCTCAAAAGCAACCCTTAATTTGCTTTTAAAGTACTACAAAGTATCAGTTATTTGTCGCTTGTTGCGGTGCCGGAAAACTTAACCTATGAGCGGCAGTCTGAACCGGCACAAAAAATGAAAAAAGGTGGGATGCGTTCAGGTCCGGAAGGACCTACGGTCTGGTTTTCTTCGTATCAACTGGTGTCTATTGTGCTTCACTTTGCGTTTCGGGTGTCTGATCTATGAATTCCATATTTTGGTCTTTATTGTATTTGGGATGATATTTACCGTATGGTAAAGAGTGTAACGCGCTATAGTTGGCTTGGCGTGCATAGGGAACATAATCTGCAATGGCTGAATTAACTGCGGTGACAATGGCGCTTGCAATTAACCCCGCGATCCCCCCGCCTGCATTGCCTCCGGATAAATCAACGACAGTGGTACCGTTATACTTCCACAACTCCTCATTCGTACTTGTGGATTTTAAAACGCAATCAATTGATACGGTCAGATTGCCCGCAATGACGATATAACACAGGTCCCATTTTTTTATCGTCGTAAACAATACGGCATCCGCCCCGAAATATTCTTTAAATTTAACAAGGGGGATGTCCCGTAAAAGTTCCGAATCGTAGATGCCTTCCATCTTAAGTAGTTCGGTCGTCAATGGATAGGGGAAGGTATAATATCCCGTATACGCTAAAGGTTCCTGGATGGTTGTTGAATAATACTCTTTTGCGTCAGCCGCCGTGGATTCATTCATGGGAGGTAGGATGAGTATGGAAAGGGGCTGTTCCTCATACATGCTTGGAAATTCCTGCAGTTTTGTGGTGGTTTTAGGGACACAAGCGCATAGTGATACTATCAGCAATACTGACACGCCGGCCCAGAATTTATTTTTCAATTGATTCACCTTCATTATCTGATTGTCCCTGATTTGCTTCCGGGATTGAGGGGGGTGACTCAGAGCCGTCTCTTTTTTTGGCCATCTGTATCAGTCGTTTCATTAAAAGCTCTGATTCCGGATACTGTTTTGCCTCTGCCTGGAAAAAATAAACGGCCTCTTGGGGTTGATTCTTTTTTATGAGAATGAATCCTAATTCCGCATTAATGCCGGGGGGAACAGGCGTATTTTGTTTGCCCGATTCCGTGATGATTTTTTCCAATACCTGTTGGTGTGCGACCAGGGAGGCTTCATCGTGATTTTTTTCATAAGCATACAGTGTTTGAGAATAATCCCCAAAAACGTACATCTTTTTTTCGGCGCATCCAATCATGGACAGGCATAGGAAGCCCAAGATGGTTCCCCGTATTATTTTTGTCATGGTATCCTGATTTCCTTTGCTGAGCCGCTGCCTAACAGTATTTTTCTGTTTACCACTTCCGCCCCGTCTTTAACCACAATGACATGGTGCTTTCCCGAAGAAATTTCATATAGGGTGTTTTTTTTATTGCCCAGCACAAAAGATGCCGAATCATCAATGTGAACAACCGCACCAAGTGTATTGCCTGTGAAATTCAGATAACTGATTTTTTCCTTTTGTGTCACCGTTTCGTTGAGCCCGCATCCGCAAAAGACCAAAAGAACCATGACGCATAGTGTAAACAAAGTTTTATGGATCATTTTCATTTTTCCTGTATTTAATTTTCTTGAATATACAAACTGCTGAAGTCCCCGGAACGGATAAAAACGCTGAAATCTCCTTCAATAATTTTGCAAAATGAGACTTCGGTTTCCGGGCGGTCTCCTGCCGAGGAAACGGTTTGAATTTTCCCTACAGTCTTTCCAGGGAGTGTAATCATCATGTTCGTCTGGGGGTTTTTAACCTTTTTCCCCTCTTTTATTACGTTAAAAATGTCTCCCGCTTTTATTTTTTGGGACGGCCCGCCGCTGATAATCAGTAAGTTCTCCTCGGCACCCAGAATGTAGGACCTCCATGGCCGATCAAGCAGATTCTCAATAATATTTGAAGATAGGTTTGTAATGGCCGCATCAAGCGCCTTGTCGTTGATGGATGAATCATATCCGGCTCTTTCGCCGACGCCGAAAACCGACCCTGATTCCGTGGACGCTTCGCCTTCACCTTCTTCAGAATAAATGATTTTTCCCGTCCTTACGTCGATCAAACGGATATGAACCTTGGCAAAGGCGACTTGCCGCCTGGTTCGGCTGAAAATACCCACCTTGCCCTGGTCTTTTCTGCCAAATTCAGTCACGGACCCGATGATCAGATAGTCGGCCATATTTTTCAGCGGCCCCATCTCTTCCATCTGTAATTCTTTTGTGATTTTATCCAAGTCGGCCCGTTCAATGAGTATAAATTTGTCGGTTTCAACGAGTTTTGAAGATAGGATATCAACCGCTTGTTTGCCGATACGATCATTTTTATCATCCAAGAAAAAGCTCTGACCGTATTTTGTTTCGTTTGAAAATCTTGCTATCGCCACTTTTCTTTTTAAACGTGTTTTATCGTTGACGGCGTTTGTTTCCTGCTTGATTGTTGGGCTGACTTTGGGGGCCTCTTTAACCTTTTTTATTTTCGTTTTCTCAACCGTGGCACAAGATGAAAACAAAACCACTGTTGTGAGGATTATACATAGAATCGGCCATCTCTTTTTCATTAAAAGTCACCTTTCGTAAAAAGTTGATCAATATCAAACTATGTTCGTCTGCTTTGTGATAATTTTAAGAGGGCATATCACAGCAATTTTTTTAATTCAATCTCTGCCGTTAATTAAAAACTATTTGAAGGCAGTCATAGCGATGTTTAGGAGGCGCTGTCGAGTTTTAAGCACCCACCACGTAAAAACATATCCTTGACTTAATATGAAAATTGTATAGATTAAAATTAAATTTAATTCATATTAAAAGGTGTGAAATCGTATTATGAAGATCAGTCAGGAACAAAAAAAAGAGAATCGGTTAAAGTTGATCCGGGCCATGACGGATCTTGTGATTGAAAGCAAAGGCCCGGTGACCATGCGGGAGATCGCCCGCAGGGCAGGTGTTGCCGACGCCACGATTTACAACTACTTTCCGACCAAAGAAGCTATCTTTTTCGCCTACTATGAGGATCATGTCGCCGAGGTCATTGATCAACTGATGGCCATGGAGGCATTTCACACCTTCAGCCTCCAGGAGCAGCTTCAGACATTGTTTGACACAAGTCTTCGCCTGTACCTGCCGGACCGGGAATTTGTGGCGGTCACCTTTAAAAAAGTCTGGCTGGCCGGAAGTGGTGATTTTACCCGCTTTAAAAAGGTCAGAGCCGCTCTGCTGGCTGCCGTCAATGATATTCTCGGTGCGGCTGAGGAGGCCGGGGAGATTCCGGGGCAGGTGCTTCAGGAGCTGACCGGGCAGTTTTTCGCTGATGCATATATTGCCATTGTCCTGTACTGGGTGGCCGATGTGTCTGACAGATTCAAAAATACGGATGTGCTGATGGACCAGGGGCTGGATCTGGCCTGCGCCCTTTTGAAAGCCGGTGTCGCCAATAAGTTGTTTGATCTGGCCGTTTTCTTGTTCAAGCAACATGTCCTGACCCGCATGAGTCGGTTTTCCCCCATTGAAAAATTCGACATCAAACCCAAACGACGATTCATGGGAGGTCACAATGATGAATAGCACCCCCACCACAAAGCTTGACCGTGTAATGGCCGGCGGGAAGACCGCAGCCAGAACAGGTGGGGCCTTGCTTGGTTATTACGTGAAACGTCCCTTTTTATCTTCACATAAACGGCAGGCCGAAAAGATAAAAGCCCAGCAGAGCAGCGCCCGATCACTTTTTTTCGGCTTGACCCTGCTCAAAGGCACCGCCCTGAAAGTGGCCCAGCAGCTCAGTCTGGAAACGGATATGCTGCCCGAAGCGGTCTGCCGGGAGTTGTCCCGGGCGTACCACCAGGTGCCGCCCATCAATAAAGCCCTGGTCAGAAAAGCTGTTCAAAATGAATTGGGTGCTGCCCCGGAAACGCTGTTTAAATCCTTTGATCTGGAGGCGTTTGCTGCGGCCAGTCTCGGTCAGGTTCACCGGGCAACAGATAGGGATGGTCGGTGTCTGGCTGTTAAGATTCAATATCCGGGGATTGCCGAGACCATTGAAAATGACATGGCCCTGGTACGTCAGATGCTCCGCCCGCTGGTGCCGGGTCATCAATTAATGCCGGCCCTTGCGGAAGTTACGGCCCGACTGAAGGAGGAGGTCGATTATCTTCAGGAGGCGGATAATATCACCTGTTTTAAAAAACGGCTGAACGTGGAAGGGGTTTGCCTGCCCGATGTCCACCGGGATCTGACGACCCGGTCGGTATTGAGTTTGACCCATCTGTCGGGCGTACCGCTGGATGTCTGGCTGTCCGGCGGTCCAACCCAAAAGGCCAGGCAGATTGTCGCCCGGCGGCTCAATGACATTTTTCTTTCAGCATTGTACCAATGCCGTGTGATCCACGCCGATCCCAATCCGGGTAATTTTATCATAGATGATGAGCTGAACGTGGGCTTGGTGGATTTTGGCTGCGTCAAACATCTGAGTCCTGAATTTATCGAGCAGTACCGACAACTTGTGATATCGGCTGCCCATGACGATAAATCCGCCCACTATCAAGCCATGGTTGATGTCGGGATGCTGCCGCAAAAGCTGGATAAGGAGACAGAGTATAAGCTCAGGGCGGTGTCCGATGAGATCTGCAGTTGGTTCGGTGCCCTCTACAAGACAGAGCTGTTTGACTTCAAGGCCCGGCCGGAGTTTATGGCCCAGGGCAAAGCGGTAATGCAGCGGTCCCAGCATCTCCACCGCCACATCAACGTTAACCCCGACTTTATTTTTCTGGAGCGCACCCGTTACGGTCTGTTCCGTCTTTTCGATCAGATGGCGGTAAAGATATCGTTCAGAAATTCATATGAATGGTAACCGATTGAATACATATGTTTTTTTGAATCGTCATGTTAAATAAGAGGAGATTTTTATGGACACAGCACTTCAAATCCACTGGCCGGAAATCATGGGCCATTTTGAACAAAGCATTCGATCCAGCCGGTTTTACACCTTTGCCACTACCACCCCGGAAGGGGAACCGCACATGGCTCCCTATGCCTCTTTAATTCTCAACGATGATTGTACCGGATACTACAGCGACGCGTTCCCCGACAAAACCAGCCGCAACCTCAGGGCAAACCCGAACGTCTGTATCAGTGCCGTCCGTATGGGCTTTGGGTTCTGGTTCAAAGCCCTGCTCTCGGGCGGTTTTCCGTGCTGGCCCTGCATCCGGCTGTACGGTACGGTCGGCCCGTCCCGGAAAGCTGAGCCCGGCGAGATTGATCGCTGGCGGCGACACATGAAACCCTACCGATGGATGAAGGGCTACAAACTGCTCTGGGCGGATATCCGGACCGTCCGGGATATCCGGTTCCAACGATTTGAGCCTATTCAACTTGGGCGAATGCCCATCGCATCAAATAATCGACTATAGTTTTTAGATGAAAGTGCAGGCACGTTGCTGATTAGACCTTAATGGGCTCGGAATTATTCAAACCGGGAATTTACGACACGAAAAAGGTCGGAATACCGTTTAGAATAACAAAGTCGAAACCAGTTTTATCAACGAACATTTTGTGAGACTCAATAAATAGGTTTGCCATGTTTCTAAAGCAAGAACACACCGAGCCTTACTTATGCCATTTTTCACCTTTCTGAAATCATTGGCAGAGTTTGATCATACCATTAGTGCTTGCCCGGGACTCCACAATAAACTCAAATAACGTTCCATTGGTTTACTGTTTGTTTACTTCATACTAAAATCAACTGGAGTATCAGTTGGTGTGATTGCTCTAAAAATATTTGGCAATAGGATTTGGCATTAATATATCAAAATTTGTTTTTATTAACCGGGGAACCGCTATCCGAAATCCTCATTAACACCTCTAATGTGGCAAGGAAACCGCCCATAGGAGTTAAGCAAATGGTCTTAATGGATGATTAATGGTTGCCAATAGCCAACACCCTGGTGTTAGCAATGACACCATTAATCGTGGATAGATAGGTATAGGATGCTATTGCCCCAACGAAGTCGACTATAGAAGTTCAAAAAAGATGGGATAGGTGGACGACATGCTTTCTGACCGTATGGTGGCGAATCCAGCGCGCTTCAAAAATGCCGAGAGCAGCACAATCAAACGGCGTGGACCCCGGGTTCAGTTCATCCCAGTGCCATATCGTACGTTAAAACACCTGAAGCAACACTTAAGGCCACCCTACAAAACTGGCCGATAATTCAACAGAGAGGATTAAGATGCAGATTAAAAATATTATTATCCGAAATTTCCGAAGGTACGATGATGTGACCTTTTTTTTTCACCAGAATTTCAATGTATTAATCGGAAATAATGGCAAAGGTAAGACCACGATTCTTGATGCTTTGGCAATTATGTTGAACACATATTTTCAAGGTTCCGGGATTCAAACAGGAGGAGGTAGCATAAAAAAAGATGACGCTCGCCTTCTTGTTAGAGAGAAAGAAGGACAGGTCTTCCGCGAATTTCAGTCCGAAGTCTGGCTAAAAGCCTCTGCACAAATAGACGGTCAAATTTGGGAATGGAGACGCAATAAAGGTGATCGAGGAGGTGAAGCCAAAGATTTCGTCAATTTAGGCGCAGTGGCCAGAGAGAAAGTCAAGCAAGGCAATGACCCCAATATGCCACTTCTTTTGTATTACGGTGCAGGACGCTTATGGGACATTCATCGCAATATCCAAACAGAGAAACCT contains:
- a CDS encoding 4Fe-4S dicluster domain-containing protein; translation: MKTIKIEKKDWEQGLEKLKESYRLFGPMPDKDSLEFKELNAGETPVLENGNTRLSVKSVIYPQSQTMFTYTLDESKEDHHIMKQVELNGKKPRAVVGVRPCDAASFKLVRRNFDSPEYKDPFWVEPYEDTTLVGYACDEPASTCFCTSVGCGPYNEEGLDLLLVKEGDDFFARVLTSKGEDLAAAAGWSADAEFDVKSRKCAAEEKITAKISTDGLKEKKTTDLFEADFWEQIGFSCLNCGTCTYSCPTCWCFDIQDEVKGTEGKRIRNWDSCMYTLFTLEGSGHNPRPNKVPRVRQRFMHKLKYYVDKYDAGVQCVGCGRCIQLCPVNIDIREVCETMRNYTPAPQEA
- a CDS encoding 4Fe-4S dicluster domain-containing protein; this translates as MLEYTEKIRALSLKLLEEKKVDMVIGFQKGTLPMSNEPYMAKTPDDVENLVWDSNCGINLTTYLTDRKEKIAVVAKGCDSRNITTHIIENKIKRDQLVILGVPCTGMIDRKKVHNIVDFEVVDVVEQGDTVVVKGKTEEKSFGKAELLQKNCAVCAQRNPVIYDELVAPEVPELTDVDRYADVRKIEEMSTDDKWQHFDDLLSNCIRCYACRNACPLCYCPTCFVDESKPQWVGKGNDPNDTRTFHFLRAYHCAGRCTDCGACERACPMGINMREFTKKLEKDCQEMFDWRAGLTLDARPPLDAFNPKDPDAFIK
- a CDS encoding hydrogenase iron-sulfur subunit; this translates as MSDWEPKIIAFLCNWCSYGAADLAGVSRMQYPSNIRVVRIPCSGRMSPKFILSAFMKGADGIWVSGUHPGDCHYLEGNYFARRKFVLLANMMEHMGIERDRLHFSWISSAEAGKFIDVVNSVTESVKALGPINKFVKKAG